The sequence below is a genomic window from Candidatus Methylomirabilota bacterium.
ATGAGGTCGGAGCCGGATTGGGTCTTGGGGAATGCCATGACCTCGCGGATGTTCGTCTGGTCGGTCAGGAGCGCGGCCCAGCGGTCGATCCCGATCGCGATCCCGCCGTGGGGCGGGGCGCCG
It includes:
- a CDS encoding amino acid--tRNA ligase-related protein yields the protein GAPPHGGIAIGIDRWAALLTDQTNIREVMAFPKTQSGSDLMLEAPSPPEPSQYAELGLRYVGVADKPAKR